A genomic window from Gambusia affinis linkage group LG16, SWU_Gaff_1.0, whole genome shotgun sequence includes:
- the LOC122846565 gene encoding uncharacterized protein LOC122846565 has product MSNSTRIKFLVLLFITISIITLFVSNRSTSFKPKLVVSQVCEGSVSKQSITPLKNTKHFLVSAYMDQRVQGFDLRLIGMFRRDSIQELHCFFCCAGYTSETTAAKILQHSDNFGFPFVTTDVLCQIPKTCKAAHVTLLTQTRPENGTEYVWLHIGNKKTDGGEEKRMDFTVCVSNLFGGYNNVLQFAQTLEMYKLLGVNRVVIYNTSCGPDLDRLLQGYSQEGFVEIVPWPIDKYMNPSRGWLFSASGGDIHYFGQLTTLNECIYRSMERSRYVLLNDIDEIIMPYQHDNLTSLMDELQKQHPEVGVFLIENHYFPKRRFEPSGRFHLPRWSKVPGINILEHIYREDPDRNIYHPHKLIVQPRMVEQTSVHEVLRSFGQKYKVPLEVCRIIHISDAIRKSLKLEELNVDNRLWDFQEKLIPNVDKVLKNLGYI; this is encoded by the exons ATGTCAAACTCCACCAGAATTAAGTTCCTtgtcctcctcttcatcaccatATCCATAATCACGCTCTTTGTTAGCAATAGATCAACCAGCTTCAAACCCAAACTTGTTGTTTCACAAGTTTGTGAGGGATCAGTCTCCAAACAGAGTATAACTCCCCTGAAAAACACCAAGCACTTTTTAGTCTCAGCCTACATGGATCAGAGAGTACAGGGCTTTGACCTTCGCCTCATCGGGATGTTTCGGAGAGACTCCATCCAGGAACTCCACTGCTTTTTCTGCTGTGCCGGCTACACAAGTGAAACCACTGCAGCGAAAATTTTACAACACTCGGACAACTTCGGGTTTCCATTCGTCACCACAGATGTCTTGTGCCAGATTCCTAAAACCTGCAAAGCTGCACATGTCACTCTTCTGACCCAAACGAGGCCTGAGAATGGAACCGAATACGTCTGGCTTCACATAGGGAACAAGAAGACagatggaggagaggagaaaaggaTGGATTTCACTGTGTGCGTCTCCAATTTGTTTGGGGGCTACAACAACGTGCTGCAGTTTGCACAGACACTAGAGATGTACAA gTTGCTCGGCGTGAACAGAGTGGTGATCTACAACACCAGCTGTGGCCCGGACCTTGACCGTCTTCTGCAGGGTTACAGCCAGGAGGGCTTTGTGGAAATAGTTCCCTGGCCGATCGACAAATACATGAATCCATCACGAGGCTGGCTCTTTTCGGCAAGTGGTGGTGATATTCACTACTTTGGCCAGCTCACCACACTCAACGAGTGCATCTACAGATCCATGGAGCGTTCCCGCTATGTCCTGCTAAACGATATAGATGAGATCATCATGCCGTATCAACATGACAACCTGACGTCTCTGATGGACGAGCTGCAGAAGCAGCATCCAGAA GTGGGAGTGTTCCTCATTGAGAACCACTACTTTCCCAAGCGTCGCTTTGAACCAAGTGGGAGGTTTCACCTTCCTAGGTGGAGCAAGGTGCCTGGAATTAATATTctggaacatatttacagagaagACCCTGACCGAAACATTTACCATCCTCACAAGTTGATTGTTCAGCCAAG GATGGTGGAGCAGACATCTGTGCATGAAGTGCTTCGATCTTTTGGGCAGAAGTACAAAGTCCCACTAGAGGTTTGTCGGATCATTCACATCAGTGATGCCATACGGAAATCACTAAAACTAGAGGAGCTCAATGTGGACAACCGGCTGTGGGATTTTCAGGAAAAATTGATTCCCAACGTGGACAAAGTGTTGAAAAATCTGGGGTACATATAA
- the LOC122846563 gene encoding uncharacterized protein LOC122846563 isoform X1 has translation MSNSTRIKFLVLLFITISIITFFVSNRSIGFKPKLVVSQVCEGSVSKQSITPLKNTKHFLVSAYMDQRVQGFDLRLIGMFRRDSIQELHCFFCCAGYTSETTPAKILQHSDNFGFPFVTTDVLCQIPKTCKAAHVTLLTQTRPENGTEYVWLPIGNKKTDGGEEKRMDFTVCISTLFWNYNNVLQFAQTLEMYKLLGVNRVVIYNTSCGPDLDRLLQGYSQEGFVEIVSWPLDKYMNPSTDWIFSSRGGDIHYFGQLTTLNECIYRSMERSRYVLLNDIDEIIMPYQHDNLTSLMDELQKQHPEVGVFLIENHYFPKHHFEPSGRFHLPRWSKVPGINILEHIYREDPDRNSYHPHKMIIQPRMVEQTSVHEVLRSFGQKYKVPLEVCRIIHIRDAIRKSLKLEELNVDNRLWDFQEKLIPNVDKVLKNLGFI, from the exons ATGTCAAACTCCACCAGAATTAAGTTCCTtgtcctcctcttcatcaccatATCCATAATCACGTTCTTTGTTAGCAATAGATCAATCGGCTTCAAACCCAAACTTGTTGTTTCACAAGTTTGTGAGGGATCAGTCTCCAAACAGAGTATAACTCCCCTGAAAAACACCAAGCACTTTTTAGTCTCAGCCTACATGGATCAGAGAGTACAGGGCTTTGACCTTCGCCTCATCGGGATGTTTCGGAGAGACTCCATCCAGGAACTCCACTGCTTTTTCTGCTGTGCCGGCTACACAAGTGAAACCACTCCAGCGAAAATTTTACAACACTCGGACAACTTCGGGTTTCCATTCGTCACCACAGATGTCTTGTGCCAGATTCCTAAAACCTGCAAAGCTGCACATGTCACTCTTCTGACTCAAACGAGGCCTGAGAATGGAACCGAATACGTCTGGCTTCCCATAGGGAACAAGAAGACagatggaggagaggagaaaaggaTGGATTTCACTGTGTGCATCTCCACTTTGTTTTGGAACTACAACAATGTGCTGCAGTTTGCACAGACACTAGAGATGTACAA gTTGCTCGGCGTGAACAGAGTGGTGATCTACAACACCAGCTGTGGCCCGGACCTTGACCGTCTTCTGCAGGGTTACAGCCAGGAGGGCTTTGTGGAAATAGTTTCCTGGCCACTCGACAAATACATGAATCCATCAACGGACTGGATCTTTTCGTCAAGAGGTGGTGATATTCACTACTTTGGCCAGCTCACCACACTCAACGAGTGCATCTACAGATCCATGGAGCGTTCCCGCTATGTCCTGCTAAACGATATAGATGAGATCATCATGCCGTATCAACATGACAACCTGACGTCTCTGATGGACGAGCTGCAGAAGCAGCATCCAGAA GTGGGAGTGTTCCTCATTGAGAACCACTACTTTCCCAAGCATCACTTTGAACCAAGTGGGAGGTTTCACCTTCCTAGGTGGAGCAAGGTGCCTGGAATTAATATTctggaacatatttacagagaagACCCTGACCGAAACAGTTACCATCCTCACAAGATGATCATTCAGCCAAG GATGGTGGAGCAGACATCTGTGCATGAAGTGCTTCGATCTTTTGGGCAGAAGTACAAAGTCCCACTAGAGGTTTGTCGGATCATCCACATCCGTGATGCCATACGGAAATCACTAAAACTAGAGGAGCTCAATGTGGACAACCGGCTGTGGGATTTTCAGGAAAAATTGATTCCCAACGTGGACAAAGTGTTGAAAAATCTGGGGTTCATATAA
- the LOC122846563 gene encoding uncharacterized protein LOC122846563 isoform X2: MSNSTRIKFLVLLFITISIITFFVSNRSIGFKPKLVVSQVCEGSVSKQSITPLKNTKHFLVSAYMDQRVQGFDLRLIGMFRRDSIQELHCFFCCAGYTSETTPAKILQHSDNFGFPFVTTDVLCQIPKTCKAAHVTLLTQTRPENGTEYVWLPIGNKKTDGGEEKRMDFTVLLGVNRVVIYNTSCGPDLDRLLQGYSQEGFVEIVSWPLDKYMNPSTDWIFSSRGGDIHYFGQLTTLNECIYRSMERSRYVLLNDIDEIIMPYQHDNLTSLMDELQKQHPEVGVFLIENHYFPKHHFEPSGRFHLPRWSKVPGINILEHIYREDPDRNSYHPHKMIIQPRMVEQTSVHEVLRSFGQKYKVPLEVCRIIHIRDAIRKSLKLEELNVDNRLWDFQEKLIPNVDKVLKNLGFI, encoded by the exons ATGTCAAACTCCACCAGAATTAAGTTCCTtgtcctcctcttcatcaccatATCCATAATCACGTTCTTTGTTAGCAATAGATCAATCGGCTTCAAACCCAAACTTGTTGTTTCACAAGTTTGTGAGGGATCAGTCTCCAAACAGAGTATAACTCCCCTGAAAAACACCAAGCACTTTTTAGTCTCAGCCTACATGGATCAGAGAGTACAGGGCTTTGACCTTCGCCTCATCGGGATGTTTCGGAGAGACTCCATCCAGGAACTCCACTGCTTTTTCTGCTGTGCCGGCTACACAAGTGAAACCACTCCAGCGAAAATTTTACAACACTCGGACAACTTCGGGTTTCCATTCGTCACCACAGATGTCTTGTGCCAGATTCCTAAAACCTGCAAAGCTGCACATGTCACTCTTCTGACTCAAACGAGGCCTGAGAATGGAACCGAATACGTCTGGCTTCCCATAGGGAACAAGAAGACagatggaggagaggagaaaaggaTGGATTTCACTGT gTTGCTCGGCGTGAACAGAGTGGTGATCTACAACACCAGCTGTGGCCCGGACCTTGACCGTCTTCTGCAGGGTTACAGCCAGGAGGGCTTTGTGGAAATAGTTTCCTGGCCACTCGACAAATACATGAATCCATCAACGGACTGGATCTTTTCGTCAAGAGGTGGTGATATTCACTACTTTGGCCAGCTCACCACACTCAACGAGTGCATCTACAGATCCATGGAGCGTTCCCGCTATGTCCTGCTAAACGATATAGATGAGATCATCATGCCGTATCAACATGACAACCTGACGTCTCTGATGGACGAGCTGCAGAAGCAGCATCCAGAA GTGGGAGTGTTCCTCATTGAGAACCACTACTTTCCCAAGCATCACTTTGAACCAAGTGGGAGGTTTCACCTTCCTAGGTGGAGCAAGGTGCCTGGAATTAATATTctggaacatatttacagagaagACCCTGACCGAAACAGTTACCATCCTCACAAGATGATCATTCAGCCAAG GATGGTGGAGCAGACATCTGTGCATGAAGTGCTTCGATCTTTTGGGCAGAAGTACAAAGTCCCACTAGAGGTTTGTCGGATCATCCACATCCGTGATGCCATACGGAAATCACTAAAACTAGAGGAGCTCAATGTGGACAACCGGCTGTGGGATTTTCAGGAAAAATTGATTCCCAACGTGGACAAAGTGTTGAAAAATCTGGGGTTCATATAA
- the LOC122846561 gene encoding uncharacterized protein LOC122846561 produces MSNSTRIKILVLLFITISIITLFVSNRSIGFKPKLVVSQVCEGSVSKQSITPLKNTKHFLVSAYMDQRVQGFDLRLIGMFRRDSIQELHCFFCCAGYTSEITPAKILQHSDNFGFPFVTTDVLCQIPKTCKAAHVTLLTQTRPENGTEYVWLPIGNKKTDGGEEKRMDFTVCISTLFGGYNNVLQFAQTLEMYKLLGVNRVVIYNTSCGPDLDRLLQGYSQEGFVEIVSWPIDKYMNPSRGWLFSASGGDIHYFGQLTTLNECIYRSMERSRYVLLNDIDEIIMPYQHDNLTSLMDELQKQHPEVGVFLIENHFFPKHHFEPSGRFHLPRWSKVPGINILEHIYREDPDRNIYLPHKLIVQPRMVEQTSVHEVLRYFGEKYKVPLEVCRIIQVCAAVRKSLKLEELNVDYRLWDFQEKLIPNVDKVLKNLGFIQ; encoded by the exons ATGTCAAACTCCACCAGAATTAAGATCCTtgtcctcctcttcatcaccatATCCATAATCACGCTCTTTGTTAGCAATAGATCAATTGGCTTCAAACCCAAACTTGTTGTTTCACAAGTTTGTGAGGGATCAGTCTCCAAACAGAGTATAACTCCCCTGAAAAACACCAAGCACTTTTTAGTCTCAGCCTACATGGATCAGAGAGTACAGGGCTTTGACCTTCGCCTCATCGGGATGTTTCGGAGAGACTCCATCCAGGAACTCCACTGCTTTTTCTGCTGTGCCGGCTACACAAGTGAAATCACTCCAGCGAAAATTTTACAACACTCGGACAACTTCGGGTTTCCATTCGTCACCACAGATGTCTTGTGCCAGATTCCTAAAACCTGCAAAGCTGCACATGTCACTCTTCTGACCCAAACGAGGCCTGAGAATGGAACCGAATACGTCTGGCTTCCCATAGGGAACAAGAAGACagatggaggagaggagaaaaggaTGGATTTCACTGTGTGCATCTCCACTTTGTTTGGGGGCTACAACAACGTGCTGCAGTTTGCACAGACACTAGAGATGTACAA gTTGCTCGGCGTGAACAGAGTGGTGATCTACAACACCAGCTGTGGCCCGGACCTTGACCGTCTTCTGCAGGGTTACAGCCAGGAGGGCTTTGTGGAAATAGTTTCCTGGCCGATCGACAAATACATGAATCCATCGCGAGGCTGGCTCTTTTCGGCAAGTGGTGGTGATATTCACTACTTTGGCCAGCTCACCACACTCAACGAGTGCATCTACAGATCCATGGAGCGTTCCCGCTATGTCCTGCTAAACGATATAGATGAGATCATCATGCCGTATCAACATGACAACCTGACGTCTCTGATGGACGAGCTGCAGAAGCAGCATCCAGAA GTGGGAGTGTTCCTCATTGAGAACCACTTCTTTCCCAAGCATCACTTTGAACCAAGTGGGAGGTTTCACCTTCCTAGGTGGAGCAAGGTGCCTGGAATTAACATTctggaacatatttacagagaagACCCTGACCGAAACATTTACCTTCCTCACAAGTTGATTGTTCAGCCAAG GATGGTGGAGCAGACATCGGTGCATGAAGTGCTTCGATATTTTGGGGAGAAGTACAAAGTCCCGCTGGAGGTTTGTCGGATCATTCAAGTCTGTGCTGCCGTACGGAAATCACTAAAACTAGAGGAGCTCAATGTGGACTACCGGCTGTGGGATTTTCAGGAAAAATTGATTCCCAACGTGGACAAAGTGTTGAAAAATCTGGGGTTCATACAATAG